The proteins below come from a single Nocardiopsis gilva YIM 90087 genomic window:
- a CDS encoding SPFH domain-containing protein: MNADVTPEAGVEMPEPQYRERAAFGYAGVPVFLVCLLVLVIGLVLAVTGLFTGPLALLAVGALLAVAAVVVGLGLTVVAPNEARVIQFLGRYVGTVRTDGLRWVNPLTTRKPVSIRIRNHETSVMKVNDSSGSPIEIAAVVVWQVEDTARAVFEVDDFIRFVSIQTEAAVRHIANNYPYDAHKTDTLSLRDNADEITEKLSREIAERVESAGVRIIESRFTHLAYAQEIAQAMLQRQQATAVVAARQQIVEGAVGMVDLALQRLSEEEVVELDEERKASMVSNLLVVLCSDRPTNPVVNTGSLYQ, translated from the coding sequence ATGAACGCCGACGTCACCCCCGAAGCCGGGGTCGAGATGCCCGAACCGCAGTACCGGGAGCGTGCGGCCTTCGGCTACGCCGGAGTCCCGGTATTCCTGGTCTGCCTGCTCGTCCTCGTGATCGGCCTTGTGCTGGCCGTGACCGGGCTCTTCACCGGCCCCCTCGCGCTGCTGGCCGTGGGTGCGCTGCTCGCGGTGGCCGCCGTCGTCGTCGGCCTCGGACTCACCGTCGTCGCGCCGAACGAGGCCCGCGTCATCCAGTTCCTCGGCCGCTACGTCGGCACGGTCCGCACGGACGGCCTGCGCTGGGTCAACCCGCTGACCACGCGGAAGCCGGTGTCGATCCGGATCCGGAACCACGAGACCTCGGTCATGAAGGTCAACGACTCCTCAGGCAGCCCGATCGAGATCGCCGCCGTGGTGGTCTGGCAGGTGGAGGACACCGCGCGTGCGGTCTTCGAGGTGGACGACTTCATCAGGTTCGTCTCGATCCAGACCGAGGCGGCGGTGCGGCACATCGCCAACAACTACCCCTACGACGCGCACAAGACCGACACGCTCTCCCTGCGGGACAACGCCGACGAGATCACCGAGAAGCTGTCCAGGGAGATCGCCGAGCGCGTGGAGTCGGCCGGGGTGCGTATCATCGAGTCCCGGTTCACGCACCTCGCATATGCCCAGGAGATCGCCCAGGCCATGCTGCAGCGCCAGCAGGCCACCGCGGTCGTGGCGGCGCGGCAGCAGATCGTGGAGGGCGCGGTCGGCATGGTCGACCTCGCGCTCCAGCGGCTCTCCGAGGAAGAGGTGGTCGAGCTCGACGAGGAGCGCAAGGCGTCCATGGTCAGCAACCTGTTGGTCGTGCTGTGCTCGGACCGTCCGACCAACCCGGTCGTCAACACCGGATCGCTGTACCAGTAG
- a CDS encoding cytochrome P450: protein MAALSSLGSLGSVPAAPGRIPLAGHVLQLWRRPLAFLASLRPKGGMVRVDVGTSSVYLVTDPDLAHEALVTKAASLGRGRVYERLRPVLGSGLVTSEGDVHQRQRRLVLSALHRVPAAEHTAISVHHAEELIAAWRPGEMVRVDEAMFDLVLGILLEAVFSSGLDRSAAAEIRYSTRVVSKGALARAITPQMLDRLPRSPHQSYDAAAARLRFVLDALIKERRGAEGDFDDLLSLVMSVRDPETGTAMSDGRIRDELMAMLMSGTEAASATLAWTFHELARHPKAADRLREEVDTVLGGRPCTHDDLARLEYTQRVLNEVIRLHSAPLLLRRTTAPVKIGGVHFPEGIELAISPYAVHRNPWLFRFPDRFTPDRWRTAEGSRLLPHGAFIPFGDGDRRCVGDAFAWTEMTVAVATVCSRWRMRPAYWHTVREVPAATPRPDAMPMIAERR, encoded by the coding sequence ATGGCCGCCCTGTCTTCGCTGGGTTCTCTGGGTTCCGTCCCGGCTGCCCCCGGCCGGATCCCCCTGGCGGGGCATGTGCTGCAGCTGTGGCGCCGCCCGCTGGCGTTCCTCGCCTCCCTGCGCCCGAAGGGCGGGATGGTCCGCGTCGACGTGGGCACGTCATCGGTCTACCTCGTCACCGATCCGGACCTGGCGCACGAGGCGCTGGTCACCAAGGCCGCCTCCCTCGGTCGGGGGCGGGTGTACGAGCGGCTGCGCCCCGTCCTGGGGTCCGGGCTGGTGACGTCGGAGGGCGATGTGCACCAGCGGCAGCGGCGGCTCGTGCTCTCGGCGCTCCACCGGGTTCCGGCCGCCGAGCACACCGCCATCAGCGTCCACCATGCCGAGGAGCTGATCGCCGCCTGGCGGCCCGGTGAGATGGTGCGGGTGGACGAGGCCATGTTCGACCTGGTGCTCGGCATCCTCCTGGAAGCGGTCTTCTCCAGTGGCCTGGACCGCTCCGCCGCCGCGGAGATCAGGTACTCCACGCGTGTGGTGAGCAAGGGAGCGCTCGCGCGCGCGATCACGCCGCAGATGCTCGACCGACTGCCGAGGTCCCCGCACCAGAGCTACGACGCGGCGGCGGCGCGGCTGCGGTTCGTCCTCGACGCCCTCATCAAGGAGCGCCGCGGCGCCGAGGGGGACTTCGACGACCTGTTGTCCCTGGTGATGTCGGTCCGCGACCCGGAGACCGGGACGGCCATGTCCGACGGGCGGATCCGCGATGAGCTGATGGCCATGCTCATGTCCGGCACCGAGGCGGCCTCCGCCACGCTGGCGTGGACCTTCCACGAGCTGGCCCGGCACCCCAAGGCGGCCGACCGCCTGCGGGAGGAGGTCGACACCGTCCTCGGCGGGCGGCCCTGCACCCACGATGACCTGGCGCGGCTGGAGTACACGCAGCGGGTGCTCAATGAGGTGATCCGGCTGCATTCGGCGCCGCTGCTGCTGCGCCGCACCACCGCCCCGGTGAAGATCGGCGGCGTGCACTTCCCCGAGGGGATCGAGCTCGCCATCAGCCCCTACGCGGTGCACCGCAACCCGTGGCTGTTCCGCTTCCCCGACCGGTTCACCCCGGACCGCTGGCGCACCGCCGAGGGCTCGCGGCTCCTGCCCCACGGCGCCTTCATCCCGTTCGGCGACGGCGACCGCCGGTGCGTCGGCGACGCGTTCGCCTGGACGGAGATGACCGTGGCCGTCGCGACCGTGTGCTCGCGCTGGCGGATGCGCCCGGCCTACTGGCACACGGTCCGCGAGGTGCCCGCGGCCACGCCCCGGCCGGACGCGATGCCGATGATCGCCGAGCGGAGGTGA
- a CDS encoding trypsin-like serine peptidase, whose amino-acid sequence MRAMGTPRRPRRTRSALTFVAALATAATITAPPVAAAADAGTAAAGSASRTITTHEFTAKEREQALSYWTEKRMRQVGRDLDLGRTGPLTHPWKGVEMPTVGRLFFVNADGADTWCTATAVDSRNRSVVMAAAHCVRRGSSIPENYSSTMVFVPGYNRGERPYGAFAARATLTPDSWTKESVNDVAAIVVDRGYRGKLTEQVGGQAIAFDRKTGGNITAFGYPATRPQRGEELLYCSGTAKSAPDNEQRIPCDMSGGASGGPWLADLDEHTGLGTLVSVNSHGNGLDHSTRMYGPVLGTAAREVYDLAAGM is encoded by the coding sequence ATGCGCGCCATGGGAACCCCGCGCCGACCGCGCCGCACACGGTCGGCCCTGACCTTCGTCGCCGCCCTCGCCACCGCCGCCACGATCACCGCCCCGCCGGTGGCCGCCGCCGCGGATGCGGGGACCGCGGCCGCGGGCAGCGCGTCCCGCACCATCACCACGCATGAGTTCACGGCGAAGGAACGGGAACAGGCCCTGTCCTACTGGACCGAGAAGCGCATGCGCCAGGTCGGCCGCGACCTGGACCTCGGCCGAACCGGGCCGCTGACCCACCCGTGGAAAGGGGTGGAGATGCCGACCGTCGGCCGCCTGTTCTTCGTCAACGCCGACGGAGCCGACACCTGGTGCACCGCCACGGCCGTCGACAGCCGAAACCGGTCGGTGGTCATGGCCGCGGCCCACTGCGTGCGACGCGGCTCCTCCATCCCGGAGAACTACTCCTCCACCATGGTCTTCGTGCCCGGCTACAACCGGGGCGAACGCCCCTACGGCGCATTCGCCGCCCGCGCCACCCTCACCCCGGACAGCTGGACGAAGGAATCGGTCAACGACGTCGCCGCGATCGTCGTGGACCGGGGCTACCGGGGCAAGCTCACCGAGCAGGTCGGTGGCCAGGCCATCGCCTTCGACCGCAAGACCGGCGGCAACATCACCGCCTTCGGCTACCCCGCCACCCGCCCACAGCGCGGCGAGGAACTCCTCTACTGCTCCGGTACCGCGAAGTCGGCCCCCGACAACGAACAGCGCATCCCCTGCGACATGAGCGGCGGCGCCAGCGGCGGCCCCTGGCTGGCCGACCTCGATGAGCACACCGGCCTCGGCACCCTCGTCTCGGTCAACAGCCACGGCAACGGCTTGGACCACAGCACCCGCATGTACGGCCCGGTCCTGGGCACGGCGGCCCGCGAGGTCTACGACCTGGCAGCGGGCATGTGA
- a CDS encoding acyl-CoA dehydrogenase family protein, translated as MRFSAEQEELRTTVRTLVERRGGTPQREPGVASEDVAEDVWRLLAEQVGAHALAVPEKLGGAGYSCLETHVVMEELGRALTPIPFLGSAVLTTQALLACDDAPARAEWLPRLTAGTLVGALAWAERGSFGTDAIATRAVSDSGGTASGSPRAQPTSGPSWRLTGVKEHVLDAGRAGLLLVAARTDRGLAVLAVDRAAPGVTVEPQVPMDLSRPQGRVLLDAAPATLLTSHGERVMRHVLDTACTALSAEQVGGAAHCLDMTVAYARQRVQFGRPIGAFQAVKHRLADMYVLLESARSASYAAAFALANGAPDASAVAALAKSSCSEAFRTIAGEAIQLHGGIGITWEHDCHRYFKRAHGSALLFGSPEWHRRRLAHGLGLTGGGNATRIAGSPQVADRESGTVRG; from the coding sequence ATGCGGTTCAGTGCCGAGCAGGAGGAGTTGCGCACGACCGTGCGCACGCTGGTGGAACGCCGAGGCGGGACCCCTCAGCGCGAACCGGGAGTGGCCTCAGAAGATGTCGCGGAGGACGTGTGGCGGCTGCTCGCTGAGCAGGTCGGAGCGCACGCACTGGCGGTGCCGGAGAAACTCGGCGGCGCTGGATACTCCTGCTTGGAAACGCACGTCGTCATGGAGGAGCTCGGCCGGGCACTGACGCCGATTCCCTTCCTGGGATCGGCGGTGCTCACCACCCAGGCGCTCCTGGCCTGTGACGACGCCCCGGCCCGCGCCGAATGGCTGCCGCGGCTCACGGCCGGGACCCTGGTCGGCGCACTCGCCTGGGCCGAGCGGGGCTCCTTCGGCACCGACGCTATCGCGACCCGCGCCGTGTCGGACAGCGGGGGCACCGCGTCCGGTTCACCCCGTGCACAGCCGACGTCCGGACCCTCCTGGCGTCTGACCGGCGTCAAAGAGCACGTGCTCGACGCGGGCCGCGCCGGGCTCCTGCTGGTGGCGGCGCGCACCGACCGCGGACTCGCGGTGTTGGCGGTGGACCGGGCGGCGCCGGGCGTCACCGTCGAGCCGCAGGTTCCGATGGACCTCTCCCGTCCCCAAGGCCGCGTCCTGCTGGACGCGGCCCCCGCCACCCTCCTGACCTCGCACGGCGAACGCGTGATGCGGCACGTCCTGGACACCGCGTGCACCGCCCTGTCCGCCGAGCAGGTCGGCGGAGCCGCCCACTGCCTGGACATGACCGTGGCCTACGCCCGCCAACGCGTCCAGTTCGGTCGGCCCATCGGCGCGTTCCAGGCGGTCAAACACCGCCTCGCCGACATGTACGTCCTTCTGGAAAGCGCGCGTTCCGCCTCGTACGCCGCCGCCTTCGCCCTGGCCAATGGCGCCCCCGACGCGTCGGCCGTGGCCGCGCTGGCGAAGTCGTCCTGCTCGGAGGCCTTCCGCACGATCGCGGGCGAGGCCATCCAACTCCACGGCGGCATCGGCATCACCTGGGAGCACGACTGCCACCGCTACTTCAAGCGCGCACACGGCTCGGCGCTCCTGTTCGGCTCCCCCGAATGGCACCGCCGACGGTTGGCCCACGGTCTGGGACTCACAGGAGGGGGGAACGCGACCCGCATCGCCGGCAGCCCGCAGGTGGCAGACCGGGAGAGCGGTACCGTCCGCGGGTAG
- a CDS encoding AAA family ATPase — protein MSTDASTNAERFIVVTGGPGSGKSTLISRLRAAGYPGTDEAGRGVIRDQTAIGGSAVPWVDAALFAEAMLSWEMRSYRLAAAETGPVFFDRGLPDIVGYLNLVGHPVPAHVSTAAHRLRYRTRVFVAPPWPEIYVGDDERRQSFAEAKRTWAQMVETYTDYGYEPIELPRASVEERVRFVLEALL, from the coding sequence ATGAGCACGGACGCGAGCACCAACGCCGAGCGCTTCATCGTCGTGACCGGGGGACCCGGGTCCGGCAAGAGCACGCTCATCTCGCGGCTGCGCGCGGCGGGGTATCCGGGCACCGACGAGGCGGGGCGCGGTGTCATCCGCGATCAGACCGCCATCGGCGGCAGCGCGGTGCCCTGGGTCGATGCGGCGCTGTTCGCGGAGGCGATGCTGTCCTGGGAGATGCGCTCCTACCGGCTCGCGGCGGCGGAGACCGGCCCGGTCTTCTTCGATCGGGGCCTGCCGGACATCGTCGGGTACCTGAACCTGGTGGGACATCCGGTGCCGGCGCACGTCAGCACGGCGGCACACCGGCTGCGCTACCGCACGCGCGTGTTCGTGGCCCCGCCCTGGCCGGAGATCTACGTGGGGGACGACGAGCGTCGGCAGTCGTTCGCTGAGGCCAAGCGGACCTGGGCGCAGATGGTGGAGACCTACACGGACTACGGCTATGAGCCCATCGAGCTTCCCCGGGCCTCGGTCGAGGAGCGGGTCAGGTTTGTACTGGAGGCCTTGCTCTGA